A single genomic interval of Thiohalobacter sp. harbors:
- the priA gene encoding replication restart helicase PriA, translating to QCGSAELRAVGTGTERVEQALQTHFPEARILRIDRDSSRGRGVLEAQLEAARTGEAQILLGTQMLAKGHHFPGVTLVGILDADQGLFSADFRAGERLAQQIIQVAGRAGRAERPGEVLIQTHHPEHPLLRQLVEGGYAGFAAAALAARAEARLPPFSHLALLRAEAPDAAAARGFLDAAAEVAEARPAGIELWGPVPAPMERCAGRHRFQLLVQAASREALHPFLDGWLRAVTALREGRRVRWSLDVDPQDMY from the coding sequence GCAGTGCGGCAGTGCCGAACTGCGCGCCGTCGGCACCGGCACCGAGCGGGTGGAACAGGCCCTGCAGACGCACTTCCCCGAGGCACGCATCCTGCGCATCGATCGTGACAGCAGCCGCGGCCGCGGCGTGCTCGAGGCCCAGCTGGAGGCGGCGCGCACGGGCGAGGCGCAGATACTGCTCGGCACCCAGATGCTGGCCAAGGGCCACCATTTCCCCGGCGTCACCCTGGTGGGCATCCTCGATGCCGACCAGGGGCTGTTCAGCGCCGACTTCCGCGCCGGCGAGCGGCTGGCCCAGCAGATCATCCAGGTGGCCGGGCGCGCCGGGCGCGCCGAACGGCCCGGAGAGGTCCTGATCCAGACCCACCACCCGGAACACCCGCTGCTGCGGCAACTGGTGGAGGGCGGCTATGCCGGTTTCGCCGCAGCCGCGCTCGCCGCCCGCGCCGAGGCGCGCCTGCCTCCCTTCAGCCACCTCGCCCTGCTGCGCGCGGAAGCGCCGGATGCCGCGGCCGCGCGCGGTTTTCTCGATGCCGCCGCCGAGGTTGCGGAGGCACGCCCCGCCGGCATCGAGCTCTGGGGACCGGTACCTGCCCCCATGGAACGGTGCGCCGGCCGGCACCGGTTCCAGCTGCTGGTGCAGGCCGCAAGCCGTGAGGCCCTGCATCCCTTTCTGGACGGCTGGCTGCGGGCGGTCACGGCGCTGCGCGAGGGCCGTCGCGTGCGCTGGTCGCTGGATGTGGATCCGCAGGACATGTATTGA